Proteins encoded within one genomic window of Gracilimonas sp.:
- a CDS encoding translocation/assembly module TamB domain-containing protein, which yields MGDKKTHIAIRILKYIGWSLFSLILLFTTLRYSLKTSWGHSFAKNQVVSLANKNLTGSLSIDQIKGDLWNDFSIYGLHITQTDTTVSLDSTRIKYNIWELLNSRFSASEISLSGLRVTLSETENGQFNVQDLLKTKTDVEPEESTPAFGIDIQDLLVDNSSIRVNSPSYLPDSTLSIQQLSAKAGFSYDRQLSVSLSSLSFKLNEGRLTEAVSFSSSGSYKNEIISLNDLLIESGRSFIRANGFSNLSDSTLAVETTTKPFSIRDVQPYINYDLPSDDLNLSLDISGNFNDLQLKLNAEGSGFDDLLIISNFSFSETPTLTKFGISGKNLDISYFTNDSQDAEIGDFQFSFEGQFNRVPAAADITWGFTLNNIRFEEYLFETLFGSGTLKDENLMANIQLSDGSDRIILNPDVRGVFTENPAWSVDAEVSEIDLGWWTRNPELSGEIYFRAKAEGKGFELSDEPWTFSIFPSTDVTGAIASRDSSGTKLTQFHPVIAKDTITIVGQPFSDFNLEGTISEGSVKTEGFLQLIDSKMDFSASAADFLTEVPTFTYQMDAREFNLKEITAIDELPSSINIKIQGNGRHFDPEKIQLNTSLFIDSSFVNGAAFTLLDISARLDGNILTIRDGELNSEVIEGSFSGRRNLANQNDPDNNLSLDMQVKNLQPFAPLIGADVFNATGQVSGNITEAIENELLFDGHIHLNDIYYDTLYSAKSIEGSTKIAIRDDYGYSLSLNINEPTYSNISLRDLQFETIGISNSDSLSGNFNLDIISEDAGQLNQSGNYTVNLETLRTDLDWNSFNFQTPSRLLSLQSPFHVTYQNSTIQTDTLKLRSDEGTYLNLSIPFADSLNQHLWADGQNFDFGVIQDIIFDERFVDGILSGNIKIDKSPTELSGNGALEITKLSYRNTEIDKISLDFNVLSQRLNADLAITAQGEEKLSGIIDVPFSLKAPADLDDSFFEEPVSGNLVIKPIQLSDFESILNTFEITQTTGVLSFNGQLSGTAGEPDFEGVFNLTEPTLSGIRIDSAFARFNYHHLEEKLTALAEINARGQKAASIDAEIPISMDFRTFEINMPEGTDILSFNLLSDNFNISVFNDFLNKQYTNRLRGTLNADISITGPKDNLVSKGYLRLNDGRLAVPIAGINLSKINSELRFSDAGGLELKSLNMKSGSGNFTATGHIDLQGITPTNLDITAKANRFRLANTDDYNLTIDLNSKITGSPTQPEASGVLTIKNGFIYLQDFGEKSVETVELEGEESTSFSPYDSLAIDMQFVIERNFMVRNRRYLDLEIELRGELDAQKQTNSELQLFGTLNAQRGYVRPLGKQFSLEEGRFTFSGPVDEPDLYINTSYIPQSSQKQGDPIILYYIIEGNAADPEFRFESEPQMEQQDIVCYTLFNKPCYALESWQQVVSGSGGSTPTDLLVGVLMDEVETLATQELGIDVVQIDNTRSGSDSGTSVKTGWYLNRRTFFAIINEISGTTPKTMFILEYLLKDNLDLIITQGDDNRQGIDIRWHYDY from the coding sequence ATGGGTGATAAAAAAACACATATCGCTATTAGGATACTAAAGTACATCGGATGGAGTCTATTTTCATTGATTTTACTATTCACAACGCTCCGATATTCACTCAAAACATCATGGGGGCATTCATTCGCAAAAAACCAGGTTGTTTCATTAGCCAACAAAAACCTGACTGGATCTCTTTCGATCGACCAAATTAAAGGTGACCTATGGAATGATTTTAGCATTTATGGCTTACACATCACCCAAACTGACACTACTGTTTCATTAGATTCAACTCGAATCAAATACAATATCTGGGAACTCTTGAACAGCCGGTTTTCTGCCTCAGAGATTTCCCTGTCAGGACTTAGAGTTACCCTTTCTGAAACTGAAAACGGACAATTCAATGTGCAGGACCTCCTCAAAACTAAGACTGATGTGGAGCCTGAAGAATCAACTCCAGCCTTTGGAATCGACATTCAGGATCTGCTGGTAGATAACAGCTCAATACGGGTGAATTCACCTTCATATCTGCCCGACTCAACCCTCTCTATCCAGCAACTTTCAGCCAAAGCCGGATTTAGTTATGACCGACAATTATCCGTTTCACTTTCATCTCTGTCTTTTAAACTTAATGAAGGGCGACTTACCGAAGCTGTTTCATTCTCAAGTTCCGGCTCCTATAAAAATGAAATTATTTCCCTTAATGATCTTTTGATAGAATCCGGGCGATCTTTTATCCGGGCAAACGGATTTTCAAATCTCAGCGACTCTACTTTAGCCGTTGAAACTACAACTAAGCCTTTTTCCATTAGGGATGTTCAACCCTACATAAACTATGATCTTCCCTCTGATGACCTCAATCTTTCCCTTGATATCTCGGGAAACTTTAATGATTTACAATTAAAACTCAACGCAGAAGGAAGTGGATTTGATGACCTTCTTATTATTTCAAACTTCTCTTTTTCAGAGACACCGACGTTGACAAAATTTGGAATAAGCGGCAAGAATCTGGATATCAGTTATTTCACCAACGACTCCCAAGATGCTGAAATAGGTGATTTTCAATTTTCATTTGAAGGACAGTTTAACCGTGTGCCTGCGGCTGCCGATATTACTTGGGGATTTACACTCAACAACATCAGATTTGAGGAGTACCTGTTTGAGACACTCTTTGGCAGCGGGACTTTAAAAGACGAAAACCTGATGGCCAACATTCAACTCAGTGATGGTTCTGACCGGATCATTTTAAATCCTGATGTACGGGGAGTTTTTACTGAAAACCCGGCTTGGAGTGTAGATGCTGAAGTTTCAGAAATAGACCTTGGGTGGTGGACCCGAAATCCTGAACTAAGCGGTGAGATCTACTTCAGGGCAAAGGCCGAGGGGAAAGGATTTGAACTTTCAGATGAACCCTGGACTTTTTCTATCTTTCCGAGTACTGACGTGACAGGTGCTATTGCATCTCGAGACAGCAGCGGCACAAAATTAACACAATTCCACCCTGTAATTGCAAAAGACACCATTACCATCGTTGGTCAGCCCTTTTCAGATTTCAATCTTGAGGGTACAATCTCTGAGGGTTCAGTAAAAACAGAGGGGTTCCTCCAACTCATTGACAGCAAGATGGATTTTTCCGCATCTGCTGCTGACTTTCTTACTGAAGTGCCCACATTTACCTATCAAATGGATGCCCGGGAATTCAACCTGAAGGAAATCACAGCCATTGATGAGCTTCCAAGCTCCATAAACATAAAAATTCAGGGAAACGGCAGACACTTCGATCCCGAAAAAATTCAACTGAATACAAGCCTGTTCATTGATTCAAGCTTTGTGAATGGTGCTGCTTTTACATTGTTGGACATCAGTGCCAGACTTGACGGAAATATACTAACCATCCGCGATGGTGAATTGAACAGCGAAGTAATTGAAGGGAGTTTTTCCGGGCGTCGTAATCTTGCCAACCAAAATGATCCTGATAATAACTTGTCTCTTGATATGCAGGTCAAGAACCTGCAGCCTTTTGCCCCGCTTATAGGGGCCGATGTATTTAATGCTACTGGTCAGGTTTCCGGAAATATTACCGAAGCAATTGAAAACGAACTGTTGTTTGACGGGCATATTCACTTAAACGACATTTATTACGATACTCTCTATTCAGCGAAATCTATTGAAGGTTCCACAAAAATAGCGATAAGAGATGACTACGGTTACTCCCTTTCCCTGAATATTAACGAACCGACCTATTCAAATATCTCTCTTCGAGACCTGCAATTTGAAACTATTGGAATATCAAACTCTGATTCTCTTTCCGGTAATTTTAATCTGGATATTATCAGTGAAGATGCAGGTCAGCTTAATCAATCGGGAAATTATACCGTTAACCTTGAAACCCTTCGAACCGATTTAGATTGGAATTCTTTCAACTTTCAAACCCCTTCCCGGCTGCTTTCATTGCAATCGCCTTTTCATGTAACCTATCAAAATTCCACTATCCAAACCGACACGCTTAAACTTCGCTCCGATGAAGGTACATATCTAAATCTCTCTATTCCATTTGCTGATTCTTTAAATCAACACTTATGGGCTGATGGTCAAAACTTTGACTTTGGAGTTATTCAGGATATTATTTTTGATGAGCGTTTTGTGGATGGCATACTTTCCGGAAATATCAAAATTGATAAATCTCCGACCGAACTCTCAGGCAACGGAGCTTTGGAAATCACTAAGCTATCTTATCGAAATACAGAGATTGACAAAATATCTCTTGATTTCAATGTGCTCTCGCAGAGACTGAACGCCGACTTGGCCATTACTGCTCAAGGTGAAGAAAAATTATCCGGAATCATTGATGTTCCCTTTTCACTTAAAGCACCGGCTGATTTGGACGATTCTTTTTTCGAAGAACCTGTAAGCGGGAACCTGGTTATTAAGCCAATTCAGCTGAGTGATTTTGAAAGTATTTTAAATACATTTGAAATAACACAAACTACCGGAGTTTTGAGTTTCAACGGACAGCTTTCCGGAACCGCGGGTGAGCCCGACTTTGAAGGTGTCTTTAATTTGACTGAACCAACACTCTCAGGTATCAGAATTGATTCAGCTTTTGCCCGTTTCAATTATCATCATTTAGAAGAAAAGCTGACAGCATTAGCCGAAATAAATGCCCGCGGACAAAAGGCGGCTTCTATAGATGCTGAAATACCCATTTCAATGGATTTCCGAACCTTTGAAATAAATATGCCGGAAGGAACTGATATCCTGAGTTTTAACTTGCTTTCAGATAATTTTAATATTTCTGTATTTAATGACTTCCTTAATAAGCAGTACACCAATAGACTCAGGGGTACTTTAAATGCAGATATCAGTATTACAGGCCCCAAAGATAACCTTGTTTCAAAAGGATACTTAAGACTCAACGACGGGCGTTTGGCGGTGCCAATTGCCGGAATCAATCTTTCCAAAATCAATTCAGAGCTTCGCTTTTCTGATGCCGGTGGCTTAGAACTAAAAAGCTTAAACATGAAAAGCGGAAGTGGAAATTTCACCGCCACCGGGCACATTGACTTACAAGGAATTACTCCAACTAATCTTGACATAACTGCTAAAGCAAATAGATTCAGACTGGCCAATACCGATGACTATAACCTCACGATTGACCTTAACAGCAAAATAACCGGCTCTCCCACACAACCTGAAGCTTCCGGGGTACTTACGATCAAAAATGGTTTTATATACTTGCAGGATTTCGGAGAGAAATCGGTGGAAACGGTGGAATTAGAAGGAGAGGAAAGTACTTCATTTAGCCCTTACGATTCTTTGGCAATAGATATGCAATTTGTGATCGAACGTAATTTCATGGTTAGAAATCGCCGCTACCTGGATCTTGAAATTGAGCTCCGGGGTGAACTTGATGCTCAAAAACAAACAAACAGTGAGTTACAGTTATTCGGTACTTTGAATGCACAAAGGGGCTATGTGCGACCACTGGGGAAACAATTTAGCCTGGAAGAAGGGCGATTTACCTTTAGTGGCCCTGTCGATGAACCAGATCTTTATATAAATACAAGCTATATCCCCCAGTCTTCACAAAAACAAGGCGACCCAATTATACTTTATTACATTATAGAAGGAAATGCCGCAGACCCGGAATTCAGGTTTGAAAGTGAGCCGCAAATGGAACAACAAGATATTGTTTGTTACACTTTGTTTAATAAACCCTGCTATGCTTTAGAATCGTGGCAACAGGTGGTTAGCGGCAGTGGCGGTTCAACGCCAACTGATTTACTGGTGGGAGTATTAATGGATGAAGTTGAGACCCTGGCAACCCAGGAATTAGGAATAGATGTTGTCCAAATTGATAATACCCGTTCCGGGTCTGACAGTGGAACTTCTGTTAAAACCGGGTGGTATTTAAACCGTAGAACTTTTTTTGCAATTATAAATGAAATAAGCGGAACCACCCCTAAAACCATGTTTATCCTTGAATACCTGCTCAAAGATAATCTGGACTTAATTATTACCCAGGGAGATGATAACCGGCAAGGGATAGACATTCGCTGGCACTACGATTATTAA
- a CDS encoding MBL fold metallo-hydrolase yields the protein MKRREFLLKSMLMGAAAAFPAQKLFAIAQESPFKTLRRNVGTFTGRGGTIGWLVNSDGIVVVDAQFPDSAQNCIAGLEEMENVAFDMLINTHHHGDHTAGNPVFKEKVKQIIAHKNVPDLQKAAAERSGQEAVDSQVYPDTTYEESWSKEVGDETVHLKHYGPAHTGGDTVIYFEKANVAHMGDLMFNRAHPFIDRGSGASISNWITTLNTTMDELPSDAIYIFGHGNSDYGIKGDKDDLSVKVDFLTALLDYTQKGIDEEKTVEELSEIETLPGFEEFKAPGWRLPLSANIEVAYAELTEDS from the coding sequence ATGAAACGCCGTGAATTTTTACTGAAATCGATGCTTATGGGAGCTGCTGCCGCTTTTCCTGCTCAAAAACTTTTTGCTATCGCGCAGGAAAGTCCGTTTAAAACACTTCGCCGAAATGTGGGTACGTTTACCGGAAGAGGCGGAACCATAGGATGGCTGGTAAATTCTGACGGCATCGTAGTGGTTGATGCCCAATTCCCCGATTCAGCACAAAATTGTATTGCCGGTTTGGAAGAGATGGAAAACGTGGCTTTTGATATGTTGATTAATACTCATCATCATGGAGACCACACCGCAGGAAATCCGGTATTTAAAGAGAAGGTAAAGCAAATTATAGCTCATAAAAATGTACCTGATTTACAAAAAGCTGCTGCCGAAAGAAGCGGACAGGAAGCCGTTGATTCCCAAGTATATCCTGATACTACCTATGAGGAATCGTGGAGTAAAGAGGTTGGTGATGAAACGGTTCACCTAAAACATTATGGCCCTGCACATACCGGCGGTGACACTGTGATCTATTTTGAAAAAGCCAATGTAGCTCATATGGGAGACCTTATGTTTAACAGGGCGCATCCTTTTATTGATCGTGGCTCCGGGGCTTCCATTTCAAACTGGATTACGACGTTAAATACCACAATGGACGAATTGCCGTCTGATGCTATCTACATTTTCGGACATGGGAATTCGGATTATGGAATTAAAGGAGATAAGGATGATCTGTCAGTTAAAGTTGATTTTTTAACAGCCTTACTCGATTATACTCAAAAGGGAATTGATGAAGAAAAGACCGTTGAAGAACTCTCTGAAATCGAAACTTTGCCCGGGTTTGAGGAATTTAAAGCTCCGGGATGGAGACTCCCATTAAGTGCTAATATTGAAGTAGCTTATGCAGAACTTACCGAAGACAGCTGA
- a CDS encoding YitT family protein → MKKEKEYEKEDKNIQEKKDDKTQKHSVVDDIQGIIIGSLMAAFGIAIFSHMNFLIGGTAGVAFLTQYTTVLTFGQVFFVINLPFYILAIKKLGWDFTIKTFIAVSGVSFLTEYIPKIFEFGEINPWFAAIFGGFLIGSGLLMLFRHKASLGGLNILSIYVQEYFQISAGKFQMVADTLIILAAFFVVDWRALAFSVLAAVALNVILAINHKPGRYRGMS, encoded by the coding sequence ATGAAAAAAGAAAAAGAGTACGAGAAAGAAGACAAGAATATTCAAGAGAAAAAAGATGATAAGACGCAGAAACACTCTGTTGTAGATGACATTCAGGGAATTATCATTGGATCATTAATGGCAGCTTTCGGTATTGCAATTTTCTCCCACATGAATTTTCTGATTGGCGGGACGGCGGGTGTGGCTTTTTTAACACAGTACACCACTGTTCTTACCTTTGGCCAGGTTTTCTTTGTAATAAATCTGCCTTTTTACATTTTGGCTATTAAAAAATTGGGTTGGGATTTTACCATTAAGACCTTTATTGCCGTCTCCGGTGTTTCCTTTCTGACAGAATATATTCCAAAGATCTTTGAGTTCGGGGAAATCAATCCCTGGTTTGCAGCTATTTTCGGCGGTTTTCTGATTGGCAGCGGTCTTCTCATGCTATTCAGGCATAAAGCGAGTTTGGGGGGATTAAACATTCTCTCCATCTATGTGCAGGAATACTTTCAGATCAGTGCTGGAAAATTCCAGATGGTAGCTGATACTCTGATCATCTTAGCTGCTTTTTTCGTTGTTGATTGGAGAGCCCTGGCTTTTTCAGTACTTGCAGCAGTTGCTTTAAATGTGATCCTTGCTATCAATCATAAACCGGGACGATACAGAGGAATGAGCTAA
- a CDS encoding co-chaperone GroES family protein, translating into MIQEYLNSIEKFVVVGDRVLIKPREMETHTRSGLVLPASVKEKEEIQSGYIVKTGPGYPIPNTDIEETWKGSTDTKYIGMQAVEGDLAIFLKKQAYEIEFENEKYLIVPHAAILLLIRDEQTT; encoded by the coding sequence ATGATCCAAGAATATCTGAACTCCATTGAGAAATTTGTTGTAGTAGGTGATCGTGTGCTAATAAAGCCGCGAGAGATGGAAACCCACACGCGAAGCGGCTTGGTTCTTCCGGCTTCAGTCAAAGAAAAAGAAGAAATCCAAAGCGGCTATATTGTCAAGACCGGGCCCGGCTACCCCATTCCCAATACCGATATCGAAGAAACGTGGAAGGGAAGTACGGATACTAAATATATTGGCATGCAAGCGGTTGAGGGCGACCTGGCTATTTTCCTGAAAAAGCAGGCTTATGAAATAGAATTTGAAAACGAGAAATATCTGATCGTCCCACATGCAGCTATTTTATTGCTCATCAGGGATGAACAAACTACTTAA